One window of the Yamadazyma tenuis chromosome 6, complete sequence genome contains the following:
- the HAL9_2 gene encoding Fungal Zn2Cys6 Cluster domain (EggNog:ENOG503NWH1; COG:K): protein MSDNSPEYSSMKRTRVACETCRRKKIKCSGSNPCSNCQQSKETECVYIEKLRKKSHHDKSISKRSSTFKAVKTLEHKLSRLEGFMMDMSEKLDYMAGLGSGSKSNTLKGGLKDNDNSTDSSESGSSDYEEDEYTDEADLNDQEEDDQKRPDFADTEYGKNGHHQIKTVHETTDKYGIISKLSELSRKGKRNSNRKSYTIYNMRQTFFETHSFFSVCSPRSLQWISRSLAPSKKKVLDQFNKFPYFLYTRSNKFLAKWTDPVLITPENKTRLLERPLPEDRALAFSLLEHCKPQMVFEEYLISPESTRVLFDRYYKKEKMLASELLILCSLMYIFIGASLDEREGNIESDNRVHGPIDRYGPNELEKFLDEVLEASMCLYNRISVIGQGTSTVQAILLHTTAIGAHGLPEADNMLLSVAIRHAKDMGMHRPASYSNLSSDEVRVRKHLWWACQQMDIDFSFRHGKPPILSSDDIMRFSSDIVEFIVEDMGGYRVSDLLPGPINSQKSYETLLEMGPYMIADAYRKNNFEMIWYFQTYVVSRLRSKAYFKLFSPVGDSTTSNSIQNTLEELNSDAFLISDMFVNEFKPAFFDDPGFCPNLDKFTAETKDMIIINHCKFFLHLMLTNRVPFLIKGSTDTYQMSVFRKLHLRSTRTLLHLSLKIREQTDNLMHLNRISFFPFAAFLMLLSNCVNNPFHAETLSDVGLLDQVSTAFFDVKIIKSKRLTNMSIFVISMKLFLRLVVAVIESRTEKALPLSELHYKQFAVLVKCEPQLFSKKRSPGFTIRVETPEVLSSPAKNNPNKTTMNEGDSPSSGNGDHQSKSPSYNPSLANLMHPTDYYNAQDDSALADVVPGVKSFSSSVSSPIMNFDFPDEAIDPLLNSQMNQLPNFFFDNNLGF from the coding sequence ATGAGTGATAACAGCCCAGAATATAGTTCCATGAAGCGAACGCGGGTTGCTTGTGAAACATGCAGACgcaagaagatcaagtgTAGTGGTTCAAATCCTTGTTCCAACTGTCAACAGCTGAAGGAAACCGAATGTGTATATATTGAAAAGCTCAGAAAGAAGCTGCATCATGACAAGTCGATAAGCAAACGGTCAAGTACTTTCAAAGCCGTAAAAACCTTGGAGCATAAACTATCAAGATTGGAAGGTTTCATGATGGATATGTCCGAAAAGTTAGACTATATGGCTGGTTTAGGTTCAGGTTCTAAGCTGAACACCTTAAAGGGAGGCTTGAAGGATAATGACAACTCGACTGATAGCTCCGAAAGTGGTTCATCAGATtacgaagaagatgaataCACCGATGAAGCTGATCTTAatgaccaagaagaagatgaccAGAAAAGACCCGATTTCGCCGATACAGAGTATGGTAAGAACGGACACCATCAAATCAAAACCGTCCATGAAACGACAGATAAGTATGGCATTATTTCAAAGCTATCTGAACTTTCCAGGAAGGGTAAGCGTAATAGTAACAGAAAAAGCTATACGATTTATAATATGAGACAAACGTTCTTTGAAACACATTCATTTTTTCTGGTGTGTTCACCTCGATCATTACAGTGGATTAGCCGTTCGTTGGCTCCATCTAAAAAGAAAGTCCTTGATCAGTTCAATAAGTTCCCATACTTCCTTTACACGCGGTCCAATAAGTTTCTAGCCAAATGGACGGACCCTGTACTTATTACACCCGAAAATAAAACCAGACTTTTGGAACGGCCTCTTCCAGAGGACAGAGCCTTAGCTTTTAGCCTTTTGGAGCATTGTAAACCACAAATGGTGTTTGAAGAGTACCTTATTTCTCCAGAATCTACCCGAGTCTTGTTTGACAGATATTacaagaaggagaagatgCTTGCTTCAGAGCTTTTGATATTGTGCTCCTTAATGTACATATTTATAGGAGCCAGCCTTGACGAACGTGAGGGAAACATCGAGTCTGATAATAGAGTACATGGACCAATTGATCGGTATGGACCAaatgaattggaaaagtttttggatgagGTTTTGGAAGCATCAATGTGCTTATACAACCGAATTTCAGTCATTGGGCAAGGTACCCTGACAGTTCAAgcaattcttcttcatacTACAGCAATTGGAGCTCATGGACTTCCTGAAGCTGATAATATGTTACTTTCGGTAGCAATACGTCATGCCAAAGACATGGGAATGCATCGACCTGCAAGTTACTCCAATTTAAGTTCGGATGAAGTGAGAGTTAGGAAACACTTATGGTGGGCATGTCAGCAAATGGACATTGATTTCAGTTTCCGTCATGGTAAACCTCCTATTTTAAGTTCGGATGACATTATGAGATTTTCATCTGACATTGTTGAGTTTATTGTGGAAGACATGGGAGGTTATAGGGTTTCGGATTTGCTACCAGGTCCAATAAACAGTCAGAAAAGCTATGAAACTCTCTTAGAAATGGGCCCTTACATGATTGCCGATGCATACCGTAAGAATAATTTTGAAATGATCTGGTATTTTCAAACCTACGTTGTTTCCAGATTACGGTCTAAGGCATATTTCAAATTATTCTCTCCGGTTGGAGATCTGACTACTAGTAATAGTATTCAAAACACGCTCGAGGAGTTAAACTCCGATGCGTTTTTAATTTCAGATATGTTTGTTAATGAGTTCAAACCagctttctttgatgatcCTGGGTTCTGCCCCaatttggacaagtttACCGCTGAAACTAAGGACATGATCATAATAAATCATTGCAAGTTTTTCCTTCACTTGATGTTAACTAATAGAGTGCCATTTTTAATAAAGGGGAGCACAGATACTTACCAGATGTCAGTATTTCGAAAGCTTCATCTTCGGAGTACTCGAACCCTTTTACATTTGTCACTAAAAATAAGGGAACAAACAGATAACTTGATGCATTTAAACCGCATTTCCTTCTTCCCATTTGCTGCGTTTTTGATGCTTCTTTCCAACTGTGTGAATAATCCATTCCACGCAGAAACCTTGAGCGATGTTGGCTTGTTGGATCAAGTGTCTACTGCTTTTTTTGACGTGAAAATTATTAAGAGCAAGAGATTGACCAACATGCTGATTTTTGTAATTTCTATGAAATTATTTCTTAGGTTGGTGGTAGCAGTAATTGAAAGTCGGACCGAGAAAGCACTTCCCTTGAGTGAATTGCACTATAAGCAATTTGCTGTATTGGTAAAATGTGAGCCCCAATTGTTCAGTAAAAAGCGGTCACCAGGGTTTACGATTAGAGTTGAAACTCCTGAGGTGCTTAGTTCACCTGCTAAGAACAACCCTAATAAGACAACAATGAATGAAGGTGATTCGCCGTCATCAGGAAATGGTGATCATCAATCTAAGTCTCCCAGTTATAATCCTTCATTGGCAAACCTAATGCATCCAACCGATTATTATAATGCACAAGATGATTCAGCATTGGCAGATGTTGTACCCGGTGTGAAGAGCTTTTCATCGAGTGtatcttcaccaataatGAACTTCGATTTCCCCGATGAGGCTATTGATCCGTTGCTCAATTCCCAAATGAACCAATTGCCTAACTTCTTTTTCGATAATAATCTTGGATTTTGA
- a CDS encoding uncharacterized protein (COG:B; BUSCO:EOG09260J97; EggNog:ENOG503NWWH): MASKRAPILGNKEDTNFNEALKLYDSKQYKKALKLVDANLKKNSSHAASLTLKGCINYYIGNKPEAESYIVKGLTKGENNYIVNHLAGIYYRAVENYTDAAKWLKAAIDNGSPNKQILRDLSNLQVHIRDYKSLVSSRQGYLEFQPGYRANWTGTAIALHLNKNYKGAISTLTKIESIIKEHLQDQDMYEQSECLLYKNDIIFQSGDVQKALETLEDDKPFIKDMLSFLEYKAKYLMVLGRTQESSIVYRQLIQRNPDNIEYYKQLEICLNIFEKPLSSRIKLYENLNKFYPKADPPKYLPMMFIPSSHPAFKEKAQNYILGQLKKGVPASFVNIKPILKNPKKLKIIEEIVASFFENALSNYDPTIKVWGLYFLSQLSLYQKDLATATKYIDTALEHSPTLVELYILKARILKHYKKYEAAAQIMDEGRQLDLQDRFVNSKATKYYLRANEIDKAVDLISLFTKLDKDAVNGCKDLHTMQANWFITESAEAYKRLYHQYEEELASIEKTPENEEIIGSLHDKIETYKGLALKRYTAVVKIFDIFFNDQFDFHFYCLRRGTPRDYIKTLQWEDTIHSTPIYVRVIKGLSEIYLEIYKEQQQKKAVEGEDDGTTVIKKNNKKNKKAKAQSLKKKESLIAKVESEKDDADPLGTKLLSDLVNNAHGNIIDNLLKLSQPLLNEAKDYQFNWELSFKLNLIKSKYVLSLQAIKNLNSILSLRGRITSKIPQIEQLVTELGEAVSKDESVNEAIKKKFMVRFIEVIVFLNSKKSHTSSEANLNIMSLEIESDQKQFISSYLQLIALSDEKPLSAFNSIADYSSLTSLGPSLPIFEIPFPSTDSSISTVDLSFKSIKPPFKFQTELKAIPESQSIFNVKSLLIDSLALNENNVKPADIKLLIKGKVIQDSTLLSSLDSYAFMCMVSVPVSSTTNIPSVPIPSESADPDVDISEVWSVSKTAWKRIYEVLKTDLQSEEKATEVLNKFKSVQ; the protein is encoded by the exons ATGGCATCTAAAAGGGCACCAATTCTTGGGAACAAAGAAGATACCAATTTCAATGAGGCTTTGAAACTATACGATAGCAAGCAATACAAAAAGGCACTCAAACTTGTGGATgcaaatttgaagaaaaactcCAGTCATGCCGCGTCGTTGACCTTGAAAGGATGTATCAACTACTACATTGGCAACAAACCTGAAGCAGAGCTGTATATCGTTAAAGGATTGACCAAGGGTGAAAATAACTATATTGTGAACCACTTGGCTGGGATTTACTACAGGGCAGTCGAGAATTACACTGATGCTGCCAAATGGTTGAAAGCCGCCATTGATAATGGTTCTCCAAATAAGCAAATTTTGAGGGACTTATCAAACTTGCAAGTCCACATTAGAGACTACAAGAGCTTAGTCAGCTCTAGGCAAGGATATTTGGAATTCCAGCCTGGTTACAGGGCCAATTGGACAGGTACTGCTATTGCTCTtcacttgaacaagaactaTAAGGGTGCTATTTCCACATTGACCAAAATTGAGTCCATAATTAAGGAGCACTTACAAGACCAAGACATGTATGAACAGAGCGAATGTCTTTTGTACAAGAATGATATCATTTTTcaaagtggtgatgttcaAAAAGCCTTAGAGactttggaagatgataaACCATTCATCAAAGACATGTTATCGTTTTTGGAATACAAAGCTAAATACTTGATGGTTTTGGGGAGAACTCAGGAATCGTCTATTGTTTACAGGCAGTTGATCCAAAGAAATCCAGACAACATTGAGTATTACAAACAATTGGAAATTTGCCTCAATATATTTGAAAAGCCTTTGAGCTCGAGAATTAAATTGTatgaaaacttgaataagttTTATCCAAAAGCTGATCCTCCCAAATACTTACCAATGATGTTTATTCCTTCTTCCCATCCCGCTTTTAAAGAAAAGGCTCAGAATTATATCTTGGGCCAATTGAAAAAAGGTGTCCCAGCTAGTTTTGTTAACATCAAGccaattttgaagaatccaaaaaaattgaagatcATTGAGGAAATAGTGGCGAGTTTCTTTGAAAACGCGTTGTCTAATTACGATCCAACCATCAAGGTCTGGGGTCTCTACTTTCTCAGTCAGCTCTCACTCTATCAGAAAGATCTTGCAACTGCTACCAAGTATATTGATACTGCTTTAGAACATTCTCCAACCTTGGTAGAATTATACATTTTGAAAGCTAGAATATTAAAGCATTACAAGAAATATGAAGCTGCTGCTCAAATTATGGATGAGGGCCGTCAATTGGATTTGCAGGATAGATTCGTTAATTCTAAGGCTACTAAGTATTACTTGAGAGCAAATGAAATTGACAAGGCTGTGgatttgatttcattaTTTACGAAGTTGGATAAGGATGCCGTAAATGGTTGTAAGGATTTGCATACCATGCAAGCGAATTGGTTTATTACCGAAAGTGCCGAAGCTTACAAAAGGCTATACCACCAATACGAGGAAGAATTGGCCAGTATTGAGAAGACACCAGAAAATGAAGAGATAATCGGTAGTCTTCATGACAAAATTGAAACATATAAAGGGTTAGCATTGAAGCGTTACACAGCTGTTGTGAAGATTTTTGATATTTTTTTTAATGATCAGTTTGACTTCCACTTCTACTGTCTAAGACGCGGGACCCCAAGGGACTACATCAAGACATTACAATGGGAAGATACCATTCATTCCACTCCGATATATGTTAGAGTTATCAAAGGATTATCTGAGATCTACTTGGAAATCTATAAAGAGCAGCAGCAAAAGAAGgcagttgaaggtgaagacGACGGAACTACAGTCATCAAaaagaacaacaaaaagaacaaaaagGCCAAAGCACAATCTTTAAAAAAGAAAGAATCTTTAATTGCCAAAGTGGAATCTGAAAAGGACGATGCCGATCCCTTGGGTACAAAGTTATTGAGtgacttggtcaataatGCTCATGGAAATATCATCGACAACTTACTCAAGTTGTCTCAACCGCTTTTGAACGAGGCCAAAGATTATCAATTTAACTGGGAGTTATCGTTcaaattgaatttgatcaaatctAAATATGTCTTAAGCTTACAAGCTATTAAGAATTTGAATTCGATTTTAAGTCTTAGAGGAAGGATCACCTCCAAAATTCCTCAGATAGAGCAATTGGTAACTGAGTTGGGCGAGGCTGTTTCAAAGGATGAATCGGTTAATGAGGCAATCAAAAAA AAGTTCATGGTAAGATTTATTGAGGTGATTGTATTTCTCAACTCCAAAAAGTCTCACACATCTCTGGAAGCGAACTTGAATATCATGTCACTAGAAATAGAATCGgatcaaaaacaatttaTATCCTCTTACTTGCAGTTGATAGCACTTTCAGACGAGAAACCTTTGTCGGCCTTCAATTCCATTGCCGACTATTCGTCTTTAACATCCCTTGGACCTTCCTTACCAATATTTGAAATCCCATTCCCATCCACTGATTCATCTATTTCCACCGTTGACTTGAGCTTCAAATCAATAAAACCTcccttcaagttccaaaCCGAATTGAAAGCCATACCAGAATCTCAAAGTATTTTCAATGTTAAATCGTTACTCATTGATTCATTGGCTCTAAATGAAAACAATGTCAAACCCGCTGATATCAAGTTGTTAATCAAGGGGAAAGTCATTCAAGATTCGACTCTTTTGTCCTCCTTGGACTCATACGCATTTATGTGCATGGTATCTGTGCCAGtctcctccaccaccaatataCCATCAGTTCCTATTCCTAGCGAAAGTGCAGACCCTGATGTGGATATATCTGAAGTATGGTCAGTATCCAAAACCGCTTGGAAGAGGATATACGAAGTGCTTAAGACTGACTTGCAAAGTGAAGAAAAGGCTACAGAGGTCTTGAACAAATTTAAATCAGTGCAATAG
- a CDS encoding uncharacterized protein (COG:U; EggNog:ENOG503NXKS): MEPNEMSNNTSLEPNGNACANQDSKANTTMHQRSESNYSNNYSLLDMYKEDSEDEQNTLNTSKLDVALDLSLAENNDTNMRPKTTTFAYSDSLSDELLANAKRPSYIQSINQQTTKEILNGDFDRYGFKKVSVHSSITNETYNDWFKEYAEFLKERKTKWVMLLKSNGLQVDSEKTIPSRFPPKSDKVKKLIRKGIPGEWRGSAWFFYAGGYEKLNKHVGVYDKIVRDTKNLQNKDTDVIERDLNRTFPDNIYFNGSLRSNQDGTPGKQKPQSQEEEKNSSPMIRSLRRVLVAFAHYQPQIGYCQSLNFLAGLLLLFMSEERSFWLLVILTERIIPKVHSKNLEGVHTDQGVLMLCIKEYIPSLWSILGKTFEGEVLSEDKILTKLPPVTLVTSSWFMSVFVGVLPIESVLRIWDILWYEGSKTIFRFALTLCKTCLESEEFQNAKPRKKNTELEQVELFQFMQSFPKTLINPNVLVDNCFKKIGGYGYGSISQDEINKCREFVAKQRQKLKNKSNSVINPEMNAQERRLLTGDDDIHDVYGFNRSIMSGVAWNNNISNKMKKRFSRKASKSSLV; the protein is encoded by the coding sequence ATGGAACCTAATGAAATGCTGAACAACACGTCCCTAGAACCCAATGGCAATGCTTGTGCTAACCAAGATAGCAAGGCTAATACTACCATGCATCAACGATCCGAATCAAACTACTCCAATAATTACTCATTACTTGATATGTATAAAGAAGATTCTGAGGATGAACAAAACACACTCAATACATCAAAATTAGACGTGGCCCTTGATCTTAGTTTGGCTGAAAACAATGATACCAATATGAGACCTAAAACTACCACATTTGCATACTCCGATAGTCTTAGCGATGAATTACTTGCCAATGCCAAACGGCCCCTGTATATCCAGTCGATAAATCAGCAGACAACTAAGGAGATTCTTAACGGGGACTTTGATAGATACGGGTTTAAAAAAGTATCAGTTCATCTGAGTATCACCAATGAAACATATAACGATTGGTTTAAGGAATACGctgaattcttgaaagaaagaaagacCAAATGGGTGATGTTATTGAAATCTAATGGCCTTCAGGTGGACTCGGAAAAGACTATACCTAGCCGATTTCCTCCAAAATCGGATAAGGTTAAGAAGCTTATACGCAAAGGCATTCCTGGTGAGTGGAGAGGGAGTGCTTGGTTCTTCTATGCTGGTGGATacgaaaagttgaacaagcaTGTGGGAGTATATGACAAAATAGTCAGAGACACCAAAAATTTACAGAACAAGGATACAGATGTGATTGAAAGAGACTTAAATCGAACATTTCCTGACAACATTTACTTCAATGGGTCATTGAGAAGCAATCAGGATGGTACACCAGGGAAGCAGAAACCGCAAtcacaagaagaagaaaagaataGCAGTCCAATGATCAGGTCTCTTCGGAGGGTATTGGTGGCATTTGCTCACTACCAGCCTCAAATTGGATATTGCCAGTCCTTAAACTTCCTTGCTGGGTTGCTTTTGTTATTCATGAGTGAAGAAAGGTCCTTTTGGTTGTTAGTAATCTTGACCGAAAGGATAATTCCAAAGGTTCACTCCAAAAATTTAGAAGGGGTTCATACCGATCAAGGAGTTTTGATGTTGTGCATTAAGGAGTATATTCCCCTGTTGTGGTCAATTTTAGGTAAGACCTTCGAAGGAGAGGTATTATCTGAAGACAAGATTCTTACCAAACTTCCACCAGTAACACTAGTCACATCTTCGTGGTTCATGTCGGTTTTTGTGGGTGTATTGCCTATTGAAAGCGTATTACGGATTTGGGATATCTTATGGTACGAAGGATCCAAGACCATTTTCAGATTTGCCTTAACGTTGTGTAAAACTTGTCTTGAGAGTGAAGAATTTCAAAACGCAAAACCACGCAAGAAGAACACTGAACTAGAACAAGTCGAATTGTTTCAATTTATGCAGAGTTTCCCCAAAACATTGATCAATCCAAATGTTCTTGTGGATAACTGCTTCAAGAAAATTGGAGGATATGGTTACGGGTCAATATCTCAagacgaaatcaacaaatgcAGGGAGTTTGTTGCCAAACAGAGACAAAAGTTAAAGAATAAGAGCAACTCTGTTATTAATCCCGAGATGAATGCTCAAGAACGGAGATTGTTAACCGGAGACGATGATATTCATGATGTTTATGGATTCAATCGTTCTATAATGAGTGGCGTCGCATGGAACAACAATATCAGTAacaaaatgaagaagagatttAGTAGAAAAGCATCAAAATCGAGTTTGGTATAG
- the RIM21 gene encoding pH-response regulator protein palH/rim21 (EggNog:ENOG503NYQ4; COG:S), whose protein sequence is MIVMIRGIYELDFEQKNGYLSGLGFLDTLNNSLYLKIFDFLSVLLLQINQVQVIMRLFSRQNDKRLILSLGLTASLSSQIIWAISKFHDFGSSSETGYILPTFIYLTRTSMAICYASLITVFLILKSNDIIAHRNIWLITVLTLIVICGPVAFFVADVANAFVYELSDIFSVVTYVICVVIPWEWCNRYNMIMRMKEKEGVLGRRFFEDEFYHLDGLELFVEDSDPENDNNENQAGDSQNRGKREGRYVSLQKKVSRLDDPPTTLMNMWGKTTSAFVGIADAIIATGFAIPRSVSVPSASGSYNNNNDHRDPETIPLDDLTSGTYPAAIVGVEHQARTLDINTRNRRDIFVYSTKQVTINFSDDDENNDNHINYQNHNNHERLR, encoded by the coding sequence ATGATTGTTATGATTAGAGGAATCTATGAGTTAgactttgaacaaaaaAATGGCTATTTATCAGGACTAGGTTTCCTTGATACCCTTAATAATTCCCTATACCTTAAGATATTTGACTTCTTGTCGGTATTGCTATTACAAATTAATCAGGTACAAGTCATCATGAGATTGTTTTCAAGACAGAATGATAAAAGACTCATATTACTGCTTGGATTGACAGCTAGTCTTTCGTCTCAAATAATTTGGGCAATCTCTAAGTTCCATGATTTcggttcttcaagtgaaaCAGGTTACATTTTGCCAACCTTCATCTATTTGACAAGAACTTCTATGGCAATTTGCTATGCATCTTTGATTACGGTgtttttgatattgaaatcGAATGACATTATAGCCCATCGAAACATTTGGCTTATCACCGTCCTCACATTGATCGTCATTTGTGGACCAGTAGCTTTCTTTGTTGCTGATGTGGCAAATGCATTTGTGTATGAGCTTTCTGATATTTTTTCAGTGGTTACATACGTTATATGTGTGGTCATTCCATGGGAATGGTGTAATAGGTACAATATGATCATGCGAATGAAGGAAAAAGAAGGTGTTCTCGGAAGGCGATTCTTCGAAGACGAATTTTACCATCTCGATGGGCTTGAGTTATTCGTAGAGGATTCTGACCCGGAAAATGATAATAATGAAAATCAAGCTGGAGATTCCCAAAATAGAGGTAAGAGAGAAGGTAGGTATGTCTCCTTACAAAAGAAAGTTAGTCGGCTTGATGACCCACCTACTACTCTAATGAACATGTGGGGAAAGACCACTCTGGCCTTTGTGGGTATAGCAGATGCTATAATTGCAACTGGTTTTGCAATCCCTCGGTCTGTAAGTGTTCCGAGTGCTTCTGGCTCGTACAATAATAATAATGACCATAGAGACCCTGAGACAATCCCCTTGGACGATTTGACCTCTGGTACTTATCCCGCCGCTATAGTGGGAGTAGAACATCAAGCACGTACCTTGGATATTAACacaagaaacagaagagaTATTTTTGTGTACTCCACAAAACAAGTTACTATCAATTTTAGTGACGATGACGAAAATAATGACAATCACATCAACTACCAGAACCATAACAACCATGAAAGGTTGCGATAG
- the RIB2 gene encoding DRAP deaminase (EggNog:ENOG503NVMQ; COG:A,F) codes for MADNIKPNSNKRPASIPPEDRNLFGLSKVRDSNGFRLRRQAIDKTSLTAYEQLGGDKHSDSINILNKSKTISEEETEGASYIIDGALRRVPPYFFTYLTFCKLRWRDRPLLDIFVDEFRDKDADFYKKAIASGQVTLNKKPADLDTIVRNGDLISHRAHRHEPCVSSKEIKIIFENENIIAIDKPSGIPVHPTGRYRFNTITKIFQHEYGKVVHPCNRLDRLTSGLMFLGKTSKGADGFVQQIKDRSVRKEYIARVAGLFPVEEITVDKPLRTIAPKLTLNRVDEKEGKEAKTVFRRLSYDKKSNTSIVKCLPLTGRTHQIRVHLQFLGHPIANDPIYSSEYVWGPNLGKNNEGNTDEIVSKLDGTGKDRAVSTWIHPEGDGEVMTGEKCTVCDSPLYTDPGFNDLELWLHAYKYEAADKSWSYKTTFPDWASQSTKGFMELALEEADKCGETQTQFNVGAVLVHDGEVLETGHTRELEGNTHAEQCALEKYQKRTRKPLPKGTEIYTTMEPCTFRLSGNLPCADRILETNISTCFVGVSEPDDFVKDNNSVSKLVSHGIEYIHIPGFEERAIKIAKKGHDKIETEGS; via the coding sequence ATGGCCGACAATATCAAaccaaactcaaacaaaagaCCAGCTTCCATCCCTCCTGAAGATCGTAATCTATTTGGTCTCTCCAAAGTCAGAGATAGCAATGGATTTAGATTGAGAAGACAAGCAATAGACAAAACTTCATTGACTGCGTACGAACAACTCGGGGGGGACAAACATTCAGATCTGATAAACATATTGAACAAACTGAAAACAAtatcagaagaagagacCGAAGGAGCCAGTTATATTATAGATGGAGCATTGAGAAGAGTTCCCCCATATTTTTTCACCTATTTGACATTTTGTAAATTACGATGGAGAGACAGACCTTTActtgatatttttgttgACGAGTTCCGAGACAAAGATGCCGACTTCTACAAGAAAGCAATTGCTTCAGGTCAAGTGACTTTAAATAAGAAACCAGCTGACTTGGACACTATTGTCCGTAACGGAGATTTGATAAGCCATAGAGCCCATAGACATGAACCATGTGTAAGTTCaaaagaaatcaaaatcatATTTGAAAATGAGAATATAATTGCTATTGATAAGCCTTCTGGGATCCCTGTCCATCCAACTGGAAGATACCGATTCAATACGATTACAAAGATTTTTCAGCATGAGTATGGGAAAGTGGTTCACCCATGTAATAGGCTCGATAGGTTGACCAGTGGACTTATGTTTTTAGGGAAAACTTCCAAAGGAGCTGACggatttgttcaacagATAAAAGACCGAAGTGTCAGAAAAGAATACATTGCAAGAGTTGCAGGCTTATTCCCCGTTGAAGAAATTACAGTAGACAAACCTTTGAGAACAATAGCGCCTAAGTTGACTTTGAACAGAGTTGATGAGAAAGAAGGGAAGGAAGCCAAGACGGTATTTAGGAGACTATCTTATGACAAAAAGTCTAATACCTCCATTGTTAAGTGCTTACCTTTAACAGGTAGAACCCATCAAATTAGAGTACACTTGCAATTTCTTGGACATCCGATTGCCAACGATCCAATATATTCAAGTGAATACGTCTGGGGCCCAAACTTGGGTAAAAATAACGAAGGCAATACAGATGAAATAGTGTCTAAGCTTGATGGGACTGGAAAAGATAGAGCAGTCTCAACCTGGATTCATCCAGAAGGTGACGGTGAAGTAATGACAGGCGAGAAATGCACTGTTTGTGATTCACCATTATACACAGACCCCGGGttcaatgatcttgagCTATGGTTGCATGCCTATAAATATGAAGCTGCCGATAAATCCTGGTCTTATAAAACGACATTCCCTGATTGGGCATCGCAGAGTACAAAAGGGTTCATGGAATTAgcacttgaagaagcagataAATGTGGAGAGACTCAAACTCAGTTCAATGTAGGGGCAGTCTTGGTGCACGATGGTGAAGTCTTAGAAACTGGTCATACCAGAGAACTCGAAGGTAATACCCATGCTGAACAATGTGCGTTAGAAAAGTACCAGAAAAGAACCAGAAAACCTCTACCAAAAGGCACAGAAATCTATACCACCATGGAGCCATGCACTTTTAGGTTGAGTGGAAACTTACCTTGCGCTGATAGAATCTTGGAGACGAATATTTCTACTTGTTTTGTAGGAGTATCAGAACCAGATGACTTTGTCAAGGACAATAACAGTGTAAGCAAGTTGGTATCTCATGGAATTGAATATATTCACATACCAGGGTTCGAAGAACGAGCCATTAAGATTGCCAAAAAGGGCCACGATAAAATAGAAACTGAAGGGTCCTAG